In Cicer arietinum cultivar CDC Frontier isolate Library 1 chromosome 1, Cicar.CDCFrontier_v2.0, whole genome shotgun sequence, one DNA window encodes the following:
- the LOC101495044 gene encoding ruBisCO-associated protein-like: protein MLSIFRQYTFDDSFEQVFISNKFLKEYQIALTFATDYDKDNIPTNGIFRPTWDTTKITLETITNFKTEHPEVNVKVYISIGNRGTQLPFSPQNNKSWILNATESLTNIIKNIYNSQIDGIDVLYEHIEASSVDFVECIGQLIKNLKDNGVIKEASISPSFGLNKEYYFFLYSSYFYLIDWIDYQFQNEVEPVFAPNKLMEIYDELVLKFYPRKKLFAGYSAENEDWATLSPIVFFLGGMNILKKRKGPGISIHYHNYYQENSNNSK from the coding sequence ATGTTATCTATCTTTCGACAATACACATTCGATGACTCATTCGAACAAGTCTTTATATCCAACAAATTTCTAAAAGAATATCAAATTGCCCTCACATTTGCCACAGATTACGACAAAGACAACATACCGACAAACGGAATCTTCCGACCAACATGGGACACAACAAAAATTACACTTGAAACAATCActaatttcaaaacagaacatcCTGAAGTCAACGTTAAAGTCTATATTAGTATTGGTAACCGTGGTACACAATTACCCTTTTCTCCACAAAACAACAAATCATGGATTCTTAATGCCACAGAATCACTCACaaacatcattaaaaatatttacaactcTCAAATAGATGGCATTGATGTTTTGTACGAACACATTGAAGCTTCATCCGTTGACTTTGTTGAATGCATTGGTCAACTTATAAAGAACTTAAAGGACAATGGAGTAATAAAAGAAGCTTCTATTTCTCCATCTTTTGGTCTTAACAAGGAATACTACTTTTTCTTGTATAGTTCTTATTTTTATCTCATTGATTGGATTGATTACCAATTTCAAAATGAGGTTGAACCTGTTTTTGCACCTAATAAATTGATGGAGATTTATGATGAATTGGTATTGAAGTTTTATCCAAGAAAGAAACTGTTTGCTGGATATAGTGCTGAGAATGAGGATTGGGCTACTCTTTCACCAATTGTGTTTTTTCTAGGTGGAATGAACATTCTCAAGAAGAGAAAAGGTCCTGGAATTTCCATTCATTACCATAATTACTATCAAGAAAACTCAAATAATAGCAAGTGA
- the LOC101494719 gene encoding uncharacterized protein: MYATNSNSNSNSNNIPFSTPFVMQQNHSIQDFTEFDSFHDTISQLNNSELSSGYSSYGGSPSPSTPTILMQRSISSHSLQNNNGTHHHPFSAFFAELLDSEDTPVRKVCSTGDLQRMNRMQHNHHVDSPLSSESSMIIEGMSRVCPYSPEEKKVRIERYRRKRNQRNFNKKIKYVCRKTLADRRPRIRGRFARNDEIDKNPTVQWSHIGGGGEEEDEEDENWISMFDSTVAANHVHHEFEGNSSFGLLY, encoded by the exons ATGTATGCAACAAATTccaattccaattccaattcCAACAATATTCCATTTTCAACACCCTTTGTAATGCAACAAAACCACTCCATCCAAGATTTTACTGAGTTTGACTCGTTCCATGACACTATATCTCAACTCAACAACTCGGAATTGAGTAGTGGTTATAGTAGCTATGGTGGATCACCCTCACCAAGTACTCCAACCATCTTGATGCAGAGGAGCATTAGTAGCCATTCACTTCAAAACAATAATGGGACCCACCACCATCCCTTTTCTGCTTTTTTTGCTGAGTTGCTCGACTCTGAAGACACTCCGGTCAGGAAAGTTTGTAGTACTGGCGATTTGCAG AGGATGAACAGAATGCAACATAATCATCATGTGGATAGTCCATTGTCAAGCGAAAGTAGTATGATCATTGAAGGGATGAGCAGAGTTTGTCCATATAGCCCAGAAGAGAAGAAAGTCAGAATTGAGAGATACAGAAGAAAGAGGAATCAGAGGAATTTCAACAAGAAAATTAAG TATGTTTGCAGGAAGACATTGGCAGACAGGAGGCCACGGATCAGAGGACGGTTTGCGAGGAACGATGAAATTGATAAGAACCCTACAGTTCAGTGGAGCCACATCGGTGGTGGCGGGGAGGAAGAGGATGAGGAAGATGAGAATTGGATCAGTATGTTTGATTCCACAGTTGCTGCAAATCATGTTCATCATGAGTTTGAAGGCAATTCCTCCTTTGGTCTATTGTATTAG